A window from Melitaea cinxia chromosome 5, ilMelCinx1.1, whole genome shotgun sequence encodes these proteins:
- the LOC123653780 gene encoding uncharacterized protein LOC123653780 encodes MCNLSIHNTTICKTKEAPCRVRWVKLHNNNMWLYSCCGKCTVRIFCIDTGVVLTTLTGNGLLQIGQGCTIKGDTFSIFTQNSYMSQVKVQENIPIPTDYSILNSIINTSDFQLFTPEDHEDLWRGMKSQIINLKEQENASLSIHDIHQYSVLYIILGSIIVAGCLYGTMRYRRNKIIQSSAVTDVSTTAVPVAADTNEDQEAPAPPSARPRLVRLDIPIKV; translated from the coding sequence ATGTGTAACTTGAGTATACACAATAcaacaatatgtaaaacaaaggaGGCACCATGTCGCGTGCGCTGGGTCAagttacataacaataacatgTGGCTTTATTCCTGCTGTGGGAAATGCACAGTGCGCATATTTTGCATTGACACTGGAGTTGTATTGACAACACTGACCGGGAATGGCCTTTTACAAATCGGTCaaggttgtacaataaaaggtGACACCTTCTCTATATTCACTCAAAATAGTTATATGAGCCAAGTTAAGGTCCAAGAAAACATACCGATCCCAAccgattattcaatattaaattccatAATAAATACTTCGGATTTCCAACTGTTTACACCCGAGGATCATGAAGACTTGTGGCGCGGGATGAAGTCTCAGATCATTAACCTCAAGGAGCAGGAAAACGCATCACTCAGTATACACGATATACATCAGTACTCTGTCTTGTATATAATCTTAGGGTCTATCATTGTTGCGGGATGTCTGTACGGGACCATGCGATATCgcagaaacaaaattatacagagCAGTGCTGTGACAGACGTCTCCACGACCGCAGTTCCAGTTGCAGCAGATACGAACGAAGACCAGGAGGCCCCTGCTCCCCCGAGCGCGCGACCGCGATTAGTTCGACTGGACATACCAATTAAAGTGTAG